Proteins from a single region of Undibacterium sp. KW1:
- a CDS encoding Yip1 family protein, with translation MNLARSVYHVLTEPRQEWQRIAQDSRSSQHVFVLTVIPVTAFFLVLGLVSALLLRHFGPATEIETLSRDYLRMLIVTTVRAYGMALVFIYIIARIMQGLSRRLGGSYSLPQALKLSIFSIVPLLIVRSLHILPFFRNDRVTENLIAMAAINFLASIYSIYLLYLGSPVLLEVPPEKCAKFTAISAAVLMLLTWLPIVLVVFMANLMGSLD, from the coding sequence ATGAACCTGGCACGCAGTGTGTATCATGTATTGACAGAGCCCAGACAAGAGTGGCAAAGAATTGCACAAGATAGCCGCAGCAGCCAGCATGTATTCGTGCTGACTGTTATACCCGTGACGGCTTTCTTTCTTGTGCTGGGTCTGGTGTCTGCCTTGCTGCTCAGGCATTTTGGTCCCGCAACAGAGATTGAAACACTGTCACGTGATTACCTGCGCATGCTCATCGTGACTACTGTTCGTGCCTATGGCATGGCACTGGTATTCATCTATATCATTGCCCGCATCATGCAGGGGCTGAGCCGCAGGCTTGGTGGCTCGTATAGTTTGCCGCAGGCATTGAAGCTGAGCATCTTTAGCATAGTGCCGCTGCTGATCGTCAGGTCGTTGCACATACTGCCTTTCTTTCGCAATGACAGAGTCACAGAAAATCTGATCGCGATGGCCGCGATCAATTTCCTGGCAAGCATCTACAGCATTTACCTGCTGTATCTGGGCTCGCCGGTCTTGCTTGAAGTGCCACCAGAAAAATGCGCTAAATTCACCGCGATCAGTGCTGCGGTGTTAATGCTGCTTACCTGGCTGCCCATCGTTCTGGTCGTCTTCATGGCGAACCTGATGGGGAGTCTGGACTAG
- a CDS encoding LysR family transcriptional regulator, giving the protein MSPDLNDLLAFARVAECRSFRQAAQELQLTASALSHTMTRMEKKLGMRLLQRTTRSVSLTPAGERLLQSLQPALQEIQGALESLNELRDKPVGRLRLNVPRPAAQLTLAPVMAAWHAAYPEVELEVVSSDALIDIVEQGFDAGLRFGESLQQDMVAIPVGREIRFVVCASPAYLQKHGVPETPHELLQHQCIQFRFPSGQRYRWEFQRGQEKMEVATTGALVFDDFYVATRVACDGAGICYTYCGYADELVKQGKLQYVLEDWWPAPERSYLYYPSRRHQSAALRAFIDFMK; this is encoded by the coding sequence ATGTCACCAGACTTGAATGATTTACTGGCTTTCGCCCGCGTTGCCGAATGCCGCAGTTTCCGCCAGGCTGCGCAAGAATTGCAGCTCACGGCTTCTGCACTGAGCCATACCATGACCAGGATGGAGAAAAAACTGGGCATGCGCCTGCTGCAAAGAACTACCCGCAGCGTCAGCCTGACACCGGCGGGTGAACGCCTGCTGCAGAGCCTGCAACCGGCGTTGCAAGAAATCCAGGGCGCTCTCGAAAGTCTGAATGAACTCAGGGACAAGCCAGTTGGCCGCTTGCGCCTGAATGTGCCGCGCCCGGCGGCGCAACTCACGCTGGCCCCGGTCATGGCCGCCTGGCATGCGGCCTACCCTGAAGTCGAACTTGAAGTCGTCAGCAGTGATGCCCTCATCGATATCGTAGAACAGGGCTTTGATGCCGGCCTGCGTTTTGGTGAAAGCCTGCAGCAGGACATGGTGGCTATCCCGGTGGGGCGCGAAATCCGTTTTGTCGTCTGTGCCTCTCCTGCCTATTTGCAAAAACACGGTGTACCTGAAACGCCACATGAGCTGTTGCAGCATCAATGCATACAATTCCGTTTCCCCAGCGGGCAAAGATATCGCTGGGAATTCCAGCGCGGGCAGGAAAAAATGGAAGTTGCCACCACCGGCGCCCTGGTGTTTGATGATTTCTATGTGGCGACGCGGGTCGCTTGCGATGGTGCCGGGATTTGCTACACCTATTGTGGCTATGCTGATGAGCTGGTGAAGCAGGGGAAATTGCAATACGTGCTGGAAGACTGGTGGCCAGCGCCTGAGCGCAGCTATTTATACTACCCCAGCCGCCGTCATCAGTCGGCGGCTTTGCGGGCTTTCATCGATTTTATGAAGTGA
- a CDS encoding NIPSNAP family protein, translating into MVTCYLRYIIDPAKLKEFEHYGKLWIPLVNKFGGQHHGYFLPSEGANNVALALFTFPSLAAYEQYRIQMMDDAECQAAFRYAEEHKCIVSYERSFFRPVMS; encoded by the coding sequence ATGGTTACTTGCTATCTGCGCTACATCATCGATCCCGCCAAACTCAAAGAGTTTGAACATTACGGCAAACTCTGGATACCGCTGGTAAACAAATTTGGCGGCCAGCACCACGGTTATTTCCTGCCCTCTGAGGGTGCGAATAATGTGGCGCTGGCACTGTTTACCTTCCCCAGCCTGGCGGCGTATGAACAATACCGCATACAGATGATGGATGATGCAGAATGCCAGGCAGCGTTCCGATATGCTGAAGAACACAAGTGCATCGTCAGCTATGAGAGAAGTTTTTTCAGGCCGGTGATGAGCTAA
- a CDS encoding TIGR00266 family protein codes for MHVELVNQPGNTAAKVSLRPGEVCTAESGAMLAMSSNMQITTTTHKKQGGSLLKAAKRLLGGESLFLNHFEPQNTPGEVWLGTDLAGDMLVLPLNNDNLIVQGGSFLACDEGIEVDLGWQGFKSLLSGERIFWLKLKGKGTAVLSSFGAIYPIEVDGDYIVDTGHIVAFSETLQFSITKAGMSWLQSILGGEGMVCKFSGRGTVWCQSHNESSFGQLLGPELKVRG; via the coding sequence ATGCACGTAGAATTAGTCAATCAGCCTGGTAATACCGCAGCCAAAGTCAGCCTGCGTCCTGGTGAAGTCTGCACTGCAGAATCCGGTGCCATGCTGGCCATGAGCAGCAATATGCAAATCACCACGACCACCCATAAAAAACAGGGAGGCTCATTACTGAAGGCAGCCAAGCGTTTGCTCGGCGGTGAATCATTATTCCTGAATCATTTTGAACCACAAAACACACCAGGCGAAGTCTGGCTGGGTACTGATCTCGCCGGTGACATGCTGGTGCTGCCATTAAACAACGACAACCTCATCGTGCAGGGTGGTTCTTTTCTGGCATGCGATGAAGGCATAGAAGTCGATCTGGGCTGGCAGGGCTTTAAATCCCTCTTGTCTGGCGAACGCATTTTCTGGCTCAAGCTCAAGGGCAAAGGCACGGCAGTCCTGTCTTCCTTCGGTGCTATTTATCCTATAGAAGTCGATGGTGATTACATCGTCGATACCGGCCACATCGTCGCCTTTAGCGAAACCCTGCAATTCTCCATCACCAAGGCGGGCATGAGCTGGTTGCAATCCATACTTGGTGGCGAAGGCATGGTCTGCAAATTCTCTGGCCGTGGCACGGTCTGGTGCCAGTCCCATAATGAAAGCAGCTTTGGCCAATTACTGGGCCCTGAGCTCAAAGTGCGCGGATAA
- a CDS encoding ABC transporter substrate-binding protein, translating into MKRQRASCSTDSSGLAVLVLCCVFTSVSFAAESQQPQLPQLRVAVYENLDYPLNIFDKNHQLVGGLQKDFTDQLARKLSTQVSYAAYSRRRIESVVIQGDADIMCYSSPGWFDLPKEVSWTIATFPQVERVVVMADKTSLEILPQQLEGKKLVLQLGYHYPQIASQLAEGKIKRVDLTDVPGMFRLLALGGADAFVSSDGEIEGYFKNFPEKRSLYKVSKTPFTVVQTQCALSHKSPWKLEQINSAIQFLQETGEMDRIMRKYGLSMR; encoded by the coding sequence ATGAAAAGACAGCGCGCAAGTTGTAGCACCGATTCCAGTGGACTGGCTGTCCTGGTCTTGTGCTGCGTCTTTACTTCAGTGAGTTTCGCAGCTGAATCACAGCAGCCGCAACTGCCGCAATTACGTGTGGCAGTCTATGAAAATCTCGATTACCCCCTGAATATTTTTGACAAGAATCACCAACTGGTCGGTGGTTTGCAAAAAGATTTTACTGACCAGCTGGCAAGAAAACTCTCGACACAAGTCAGTTATGCCGCTTATTCCCGCCGGCGTATAGAAAGCGTGGTGATACAGGGCGATGCTGACATCATGTGTTATTCCAGCCCCGGCTGGTTTGACCTGCCCAAGGAAGTCAGCTGGACAATCGCTACCTTTCCACAGGTAGAAAGAGTGGTCGTCATGGCAGACAAGACCAGCCTGGAAATACTGCCGCAACAACTCGAAGGCAAAAAACTCGTCTTGCAACTTGGTTACCATTATCCGCAAATCGCCAGCCAGCTGGCAGAAGGTAAGATCAAGCGCGTTGATCTGACCGATGTACCCGGCATGTTCCGTCTGCTTGCCCTTGGTGGTGCCGATGCCTTCGTCAGTTCAGATGGTGAGATAGAAGGCTATTTCAAAAACTTTCCGGAAAAACGCAGTCTCTACAAAGTCTCCAAGACCCCATTCACAGTGGTGCAGACCCAATGCGCGCTGTCGCATAAATCACCATGGAAGCTGGAACAGATCAATAGCGCAATACAGTTTTTGCAAGAAACTGGCGAGATGGACAGAATTATGCGCAAATATGGTTTGTCCATGCGTTAG
- a CDS encoding ABC transporter substrate-binding protein: MKSSLTAVLTALLCSLSLPAMAAADPNKVLHLSFEAADDGFDAMRTNSAYSNWVSDAIFEGLVTYDYLARPAKLVPNTIEAMPAISDDGKTLTFRLKKGIYFSPDPAFKGQRRELQSSDYAYTFKRLVDPNNRSVQASILEGKIVGLDELIAAAKKTGKFDYDKAIAGLETPDPYTLILRMKAQHPGLIYYLAKPLGGAVAREVVEHYGEAVNQHPVGTGAYMLKQYVPRSKIILEANPEYRGFVWDFQGTGTDWDKQIIKDMKGKQMPQVGRVEIAIIEEEQSRWLAFDSGQLDFEMLVPAASVKLLDQGKLKPEFAAKGLRLYRTVDPGVTRTFFNFQDTTVGGYSKDKIALRRAIALSFNHQEEIDQVWFGQAIKAQSMVPPDVTGHDTSYRNSNAYDPKLANKLLDKFGYKRGEDGFRTMPDGSPLKLRIHSAPKTKDYARMEVWKRSLDKIGIRAEFPVAGFADNLKSAYQCKLMMFGMGYIADIPDGMDFMELYYGKNAYRGNHGCYKSDAFDAAYEKARLMPNGPERIKLFNTMERILEADTVHSMELWRVRNWLIQPWVKGYKTHPILRGDWRFLDVEKTK, translated from the coding sequence ATGAAATCTTCCCTGACTGCTGTGCTGACGGCATTGCTCTGCAGCCTGAGCCTGCCTGCAATGGCGGCGGCTGATCCGAACAAGGTCTTGCATCTGTCCTTTGAAGCTGCCGATGATGGCTTTGATGCCATGCGTACCAATAGCGCCTATTCCAACTGGGTGTCTGATGCGATTTTTGAAGGTCTGGTCACTTACGATTATCTGGCGCGTCCGGCCAAACTGGTACCGAATACCATAGAGGCCATGCCCGCCATCAGTGACGACGGCAAGACCCTGACCTTCCGTCTGAAGAAGGGGATTTATTTTTCTCCCGATCCGGCATTTAAGGGCCAGCGCCGCGAATTGCAGTCTAGTGATTATGCCTATACCTTCAAGCGCCTGGTCGATCCAAACAACCGGTCAGTACAGGCCAGCATATTGGAAGGCAAGATCGTCGGTCTGGATGAACTGATTGCCGCCGCCAAAAAAACAGGCAAGTTTGACTATGACAAAGCAATTGCCGGACTGGAAACACCAGACCCCTATACCTTGATTTTGCGCATGAAGGCGCAACACCCTGGCCTGATTTACTATCTCGCCAAGCCCCTGGGAGGCGCGGTAGCACGTGAAGTGGTTGAGCATTATGGCGAAGCCGTCAACCAGCACCCGGTAGGCACAGGTGCCTATATGCTCAAGCAATATGTACCACGCAGTAAAATCATCCTCGAAGCCAATCCTGAATACCGTGGTTTTGTCTGGGATTTTCAAGGCACAGGCACGGACTGGGACAAGCAGATCATCAAGGACATGAAGGGCAAGCAAATGCCCCAGGTCGGTCGGGTAGAGATTGCCATCATAGAAGAAGAGCAGTCACGCTGGCTGGCCTTTGATTCTGGCCAGCTCGATTTTGAAATGCTGGTACCGGCAGCCTCAGTCAAATTGCTGGATCAGGGCAAGCTCAAGCCAGAATTTGCCGCCAAGGGTTTGCGGCTTTACCGCACTGTTGATCCCGGCGTGACCCGTACCTTCTTCAATTTCCAGGACACTACGGTTGGTGGTTACAGCAAGGACAAAATTGCCCTGCGCCGGGCGATTGCCCTGTCCTTCAATCATCAGGAAGAGATAGACCAGGTCTGGTTCGGGCAAGCCATCAAGGCCCAGTCCATGGTGCCGCCAGATGTGACCGGGCATGACACCAGCTATCGCAACAGCAATGCCTACGACCCCAAACTCGCCAACAAGCTGCTCGACAAATTTGGCTACAAGCGCGGTGAAGATGGTTTCCGTACCATGCCCGACGGTTCGCCACTGAAGCTGCGCATTCATTCTGCCCCCAAGACCAAGGACTATGCCCGCATGGAAGTCTGGAAGCGTTCTCTCGACAAGATAGGCATACGCGCAGAATTTCCGGTCGCCGGTTTTGCTGATAACCTGAAATCGGCTTACCAGTGCAAGCTCATGATGTTTGGCATGGGTTACATCGCCGACATCCCTGACGGCATGGATTTCATGGAACTATATTATGGCAAGAATGCTTACCGCGGCAATCATGGTTGCTACAAATCTGATGCCTTCGATGCAGCCTATGAAAAGGCACGCCTGATGCCCAACGGGCCGGAACGTATCAAGTTATTCAATACCATGGAACGCATCCTTGAAGCCGACACCGTGCACAGCATGGAACTCTGGCGCGTGCGCAACTGGCTGATACAACCCTGGGTCAAGGGTTATAAGACTCACCCTATCTTGCGTGGTGACTGGCGCTTCCTGGATGTGGAAAAAACCAAGTGA
- a CDS encoding TIGR00266 family protein — MKANIKGGHAFSYVEVELAPGESIMTEPDAMSSMDASLDLTARFNGGLIKGLLRKYLGGESLFISRFHNATSTPRSMTIVQPTPGEILCKELNDEVYFMQPGAFLACEESVKIGLGFAGFASWIAREGLFRIKVSGHGKVWFGAYGALLEKEVNGEYIVDTSHLVAYDPSLRLNLQLAGGLFSSFFGGEGLVTRVSGKGKIIIQTRSISSLAGWLNPKL, encoded by the coding sequence GTGAAAGCAAATATCAAAGGGGGCCATGCCTTCTCCTACGTCGAGGTAGAACTCGCACCCGGTGAGAGCATCATGACCGAGCCCGATGCCATGTCCAGCATGGATGCCAGCCTTGACCTGACGGCACGTTTCAATGGTGGCCTCATCAAGGGTTTGCTGCGCAAATACCTGGGTGGCGAATCCCTGTTCATCAGCCGCTTTCACAATGCGACTTCGACACCACGCAGCATGACTATCGTTCAGCCTACGCCGGGTGAAATCCTGTGCAAGGAACTGAATGATGAAGTGTATTTCATGCAGCCCGGCGCTTTTCTGGCTTGTGAAGAAAGCGTCAAGATAGGTCTGGGCTTTGCCGGTTTCGCCTCCTGGATCGCGCGTGAGGGCCTGTTCCGCATCAAGGTCAGCGGTCATGGCAAGGTCTGGTTTGGTGCTTATGGCGCATTGCTGGAAAAAGAAGTCAATGGTGAATACATCGTCGATACCAGTCACCTGGTGGCTTACGACCCATCGCTGCGCCTGAATCTGCAACTCGCAGGTGGTTTGTTTTCCAGCTTCTTTGGTGGTGAGGGCCTGGTCACGCGTGTCAGCGGCAAAGGCAAGATCATCATACAGACGCGCAGCATTTCCAGCCTGGCTGGCTGGCTCAATCCAAAATTGTAA
- a CDS encoding TIGR00266 family protein, translated as MNNTMIDVVLTGELAEGISFEQACATVEKLFKLPAEQARQLLETAPRVIKRGLDSETAEKYRLTIEKNGLKVRLQGDADTAAKSEVLAPETAAVPATAVTSAVVAQAPVEAAPAIARQETAVSTTATALAPAQPVAATDFAGLKFRIDGSPDFGFLTVQLPPGQMLKVEASAMATMDTNLVMKTKMKGGISRMLSGENLFLNEFTAENGPGEIGIAPATPGDLIHRYMRGETLYLQSGAFVASTPGINIETKWQGFTKGFFSGESLFLIRASGEGDLWLNSYGAIIEIDVKDGYVVDTGNIVAFTEGLEYSISKVGGYKSLFFSGEGFVCRFKGEGKLWIQTRSVGAFAGWAGQYRPTKD; from the coding sequence ATGAATAACACGATGATAGATGTCGTCCTCACCGGTGAACTGGCTGAAGGCATCAGTTTTGAACAGGCTTGCGCTACAGTCGAAAAACTGTTCAAGCTCCCGGCAGAACAAGCCAGGCAATTGCTGGAAACCGCACCACGCGTCATCAAGCGCGGGCTTGATAGCGAGACCGCAGAAAAATACCGCCTGACCATAGAAAAAAATGGCCTGAAGGTGCGCCTGCAAGGTGATGCGGATACTGCGGCGAAAAGTGAAGTCCTGGCTCCCGAAACAGCCGCTGTACCCGCAACTGCAGTTACGTCAGCAGTTGTGGCTCAAGCTCCCGTTGAAGCTGCACCAGCAATCGCCAGACAGGAAACTGCGGTCAGTACAACTGCTACAGCGCTGGCTCCAGCGCAGCCAGTTGCAGCAACCGATTTCGCCGGTCTGAAATTCAGGATCGATGGCAGCCCTGACTTTGGCTTCCTCACCGTCCAGCTACCACCCGGACAAATGTTGAAAGTGGAAGCCAGCGCCATGGCAACGATGGACACCAATCTGGTCATGAAAACCAAGATGAAAGGCGGCATCTCGCGCATGCTGTCGGGTGAAAATCTCTTTCTCAATGAATTCACTGCTGAAAACGGCCCCGGCGAAATCGGTATCGCCCCAGCAACACCAGGCGACCTGATCCACCGCTACATGCGCGGCGAAACCCTGTATTTGCAAAGCGGCGCCTTTGTTGCCAGTACCCCTGGCATCAATATAGAAACTAAATGGCAGGGCTTTACCAAAGGCTTCTTTTCTGGCGAAAGCCTGTTCCTGATCCGCGCCTCCGGCGAAGGTGATTTGTGGCTCAACAGCTATGGTGCCATCATAGAAATCGATGTCAAAGATGGCTACGTCGTTGATACCGGCAACATCGTCGCCTTCACCGAAGGCCTGGAATACAGCATCAGCAAAGTTGGCGGCTACAAGTCTTTATTCTTCTCTGGCGAAGGCTTCGTCTGCCGCTTCAAGGGTGAAGGCAAGCTGTGGATACAGACACGCAGCGTTGGCGCATTTGCAGGTTGGGCTGGGCAGTATCGTCCGACTAAGGATTAA
- a CDS encoding M48 family metallopeptidase: MELASSKYPCHAFHASLPGGRDTGELSLSQLGVSYQVASLLGTLPFAQLELTLGGAANKLVFIKHAHKPDLVLYTSDLSILKNPVLLAHPECSRQIAAAGRKRAYGWGALIGFSLLLIAVPLGLMWQMDTMSSYAAKQVPVEWEEKLGASVAAQDDLKNRRMPKAEADVVLKPLTSPLLQALPNSPYRYSISIVNDSSTNAYALPGGYVAIHSGLILKAGSAEELLGVLAHEISHVEERHGTRNVIGNAGIYLVASAVFGDVSGLLAVFSNAAPMLLSQQYSRRFETDADEKGVLLLKRANINPAGLPVFFERMIAEEKAALEKIDNKQAREAYKQAMGLLSTHPTSEKRMAHLRELIGKPEGSYINQEAAFKDLQEAVKKFVAKPVTTESKDKPAGPSSTPQS; this comes from the coding sequence ATGGAGCTTGCTTCCAGCAAATACCCTTGCCACGCTTTTCACGCATCCCTGCCCGGTGGCCGGGATACTGGTGAACTGAGCCTGTCGCAACTGGGGGTCAGTTATCAGGTGGCCTCTTTGCTGGGCACTCTGCCATTTGCGCAACTGGAACTGACACTGGGTGGTGCAGCGAATAAACTGGTGTTCATCAAGCATGCCCACAAGCCTGACCTGGTGCTGTACACCAGCGACCTCAGCATCTTGAAAAACCCGGTATTGCTTGCTCACCCTGAATGCTCACGCCAGATCGCTGCGGCGGGCCGCAAGCGTGCCTATGGCTGGGGAGCATTAATAGGTTTCAGCCTCTTGCTGATAGCAGTGCCGCTAGGCCTGATGTGGCAAATGGACACCATGTCTTCCTATGCCGCCAAACAGGTGCCGGTAGAATGGGAAGAAAAACTCGGTGCCAGCGTGGCCGCCCAGGATGACCTGAAAAATCGCCGCATGCCTAAAGCCGAGGCTGACGTGGTGTTGAAGCCACTCACCAGTCCGCTGTTGCAAGCCTTGCCGAATTCGCCGTATCGCTACTCTATTTCTATCGTCAATGACAGCAGCACCAATGCCTATGCCCTGCCTGGTGGCTATGTTGCCATCCATTCTGGCCTGATCCTGAAGGCAGGCAGTGCAGAAGAATTACTGGGCGTGCTGGCGCATGAGATCAGCCATGTGGAAGAACGTCATGGCACACGCAATGTCATCGGCAATGCCGGGATTTACCTGGTTGCCAGTGCCGTGTTTGGCGACGTCAGCGGCTTGCTGGCAGTCTTTAGCAATGCCGCGCCCATGCTGCTGAGCCAGCAATATTCACGACGCTTTGAAACCGATGCGGATGAAAAAGGCGTGCTGTTATTAAAACGTGCCAACATCAATCCGGCAGGCTTGCCAGTTTTTTTCGAGCGCATGATTGCAGAAGAAAAGGCTGCTCTCGAAAAAATCGACAACAAACAGGCGCGTGAAGCCTACAAGCAAGCCATGGGTTTGCTGAGCACTCACCCCACCAGCGAAAAACGCATGGCGCATTTACGTGAACTTATCGGTAAACCTGAAGGGTCATACATTAATCAAGAGGCTGCCTTCAAGGATTTGCAGGAAGCCGTCAAAAAATTTGTCGCCAAGCCAGTAACTACCGAGTCCAAAGACAAGCCAGCAGGCCCGTCCTCAACACCACAATCCTGA
- a CDS encoding SDR family oxidoreductase, whose product MSATTNEFKDQIIVITGGSSGIGLASAQSFINAGAKRVYITGRSTAKLEQAREILGSKAIPVTADAASTSDLQALHDKIAASGEQIDVLFANAGIAIHNQFGNTTEAEFATTFDTNVKGLFFTVQSLLPLMKPASAIVLNASIAASKGMPNLSLYNASKAAVRSFARSWANDLKDRKIRVNVVSPGVTRTPIMENGLNMKEADIANFSAYLVDAAPAGRMARPEEIAAAVLFLASATASYVNGVELVADGGLIQV is encoded by the coding sequence ATGTCAGCAACTACCAACGAATTCAAAGACCAGATCATCGTCATCACTGGCGGCTCCTCAGGCATAGGCCTGGCCAGTGCCCAGTCCTTTATCAACGCTGGTGCCAAACGTGTGTATATCACTGGCCGTTCAACAGCCAAACTTGAACAAGCGCGCGAAATCCTCGGCAGCAAGGCTATCCCGGTGACGGCGGATGCTGCCAGTACCAGTGACCTGCAAGCCCTGCATGACAAAATTGCCGCAAGTGGTGAGCAAATCGATGTATTGTTCGCCAATGCCGGTATCGCCATCCACAACCAGTTTGGCAACACGACAGAGGCTGAATTTGCCACCACCTTCGACACCAATGTCAAAGGCCTGTTCTTCACGGTGCAAAGCCTGCTACCTTTAATGAAGCCAGCTTCTGCGATAGTCCTGAATGCCTCTATCGCGGCCAGCAAGGGCATGCCCAACCTGAGTCTCTACAATGCCTCAAAAGCAGCAGTGCGCTCATTTGCACGCAGCTGGGCGAATGATCTCAAGGACAGGAAGATACGCGTGAATGTCGTCAGCCCCGGTGTCACCAGGACACCGATCATGGAAAATGGCCTGAACATGAAAGAAGCAGATATCGCCAACTTCTCTGCCTATCTGGTCGATGCCGCACCGGCAGGCCGTATGGCGAGGCCAGAGGAAATCGCGGCTGCAGTACTGTTTCTGGCATCAGCCACAGCCAGCTATGTGAATGGTGTGGAACTGGTAGCAGATGGCGGTCTGATCCAGGTTTGA